The following proteins come from a genomic window of Sphaerisporangium rubeum:
- a CDS encoding acyl-CoA dehydrogenase family protein — MSEPTGGFSLDPGDDLREVRDWVHEFAATVIRPAAAEWDEREETPWPVIQEAAKIGLYSLDFFAQQWFAPSGLGIPVAFEELFWGDAGIGLSIAGTGLAAAALAAAGTPEQQGEWLPAMFGTAGDVKLAAFCASEPDAGSDVGAIRTRAVHDEATDEWVLNGTKTWATNGGIADVHVVVASVDPALRARGQATFVVPPGTKGLTQGQKFRKHGIRASHTAEVVLDDVRLPGSCLLGGKDRLDARLARVREGGRSGEQPAMRTFETTRPTVAAMAVGVARAAYEYARDYAGTREQFGRKIAENQAIAFLLADMATRIDTARLMTWRAAWLARTGRPMPQAEGSMSKLVAAETAVWVTDQAIQILAGAGYTRDHPVERWHRDAKIFTIFEGTSEIQRLIIGRAVTGLPVR, encoded by the coding sequence ATGTCAGAGCCCACCGGCGGCTTCAGTCTCGACCCCGGCGACGACCTGCGTGAGGTCCGCGACTGGGTGCACGAGTTCGCCGCCACCGTGATCCGCCCCGCCGCCGCCGAATGGGACGAGCGCGAGGAGACCCCCTGGCCCGTCATCCAGGAGGCCGCCAAGATCGGCCTGTACTCCCTGGACTTCTTCGCACAGCAGTGGTTCGCCCCGAGCGGCCTCGGCATCCCCGTCGCCTTCGAGGAGCTCTTCTGGGGTGACGCCGGCATCGGCCTGTCCATCGCCGGCACCGGCCTCGCCGCCGCCGCGCTCGCCGCGGCCGGCACCCCCGAGCAGCAAGGCGAGTGGCTTCCCGCGATGTTCGGCACCGCGGGCGACGTCAAACTCGCCGCCTTCTGCGCCTCCGAACCCGACGCCGGCTCCGACGTCGGCGCCATCCGCACCCGCGCCGTCCACGACGAGGCCACGGACGAGTGGGTGCTCAACGGCACCAAGACCTGGGCCACCAACGGCGGCATAGCCGACGTCCACGTCGTCGTCGCCTCCGTGGACCCCGCACTCCGCGCGCGCGGCCAGGCCACCTTCGTCGTCCCCCCTGGCACCAAGGGCCTGACCCAAGGCCAGAAGTTCCGCAAACACGGCATCCGCGCCTCCCACACCGCCGAGGTGGTGCTCGACGACGTCCGCCTCCCCGGTTCTTGCCTCCTAGGCGGCAAGGACCGCCTCGACGCACGCCTGGCCCGCGTCCGCGAGGGCGGCAGAAGCGGCGAGCAACCCGCCATGCGCACCTTCGAGACCACCCGCCCCACCGTGGCCGCCATGGCCGTAGGCGTGGCCAGAGCCGCCTACGAGTACGCGCGCGACTACGCCGGCACCAGAGAACAGTTCGGCCGCAAGATCGCCGAGAACCAGGCCATTGCCTTCCTCCTCGCCGACATGGCCACAAGAATCGACACAGCCCGCCTGATGACCTGGCGCGCCGCCTGGCTGGCCCGCACCGGCCGCCCCATGCCCCAGGCCGAAGGCTCCATGTCCAAACTGGTCGCCGCGGAAACCGCGGTCTGGGTCACCGACCAGGCCATCCAGATCCTCGCCGGCGCCGGCTACACCAGAGACCACCCGGTGGAACGCTGGCACAGAGACGCCAAGATCTTCACCATCTTCGAAGGCACCAGCGAGATCCAGAGACTCATCATCGGCCGCGCCGTCACCGGCCTCCCCGTCCGGTGA